The following are encoded in a window of Pseudomonas sp. JQ170C genomic DNA:
- a CDS encoding AMP-binding protein, which translates to MNQPSYTQGRQDKPLLAMTIGQAFDNTVSRFAQREALVVRHQQLRYSWQQLADSVDCHARALMALGLKTGDRLGVWAPNCAQWCIAQFASAKIGVILVNINPAYRTSELEYVLKQSGCQWLICAGAFKTSDYHAMLGELLPELGDQVPGELSSERLPALRGLISLDATPPAGFLAWEQLAALAAHTTPADYQALQASLQFDQAVNIQYTSGTTGFPKGATLSHYNILNNGYMVGESLGLTEHDRMVIPVPLYHCFGMVMGNLGCITHGSTMIYPNDAFDPLLTLDTVAQEKATALYGVPTMFIAMLDHPQRTERDLSSLRTGIMAGATCPIEVMRRVIDQLHMSEVQIAYGMTETSPVSLQTGPDDDLELRVTTVGRTQPQLESKIVDEHGCVVPRGTIGELYTRGYSVMLGYWGNPEATLEAIDPAGWMHTGDLATMNEAGYVCIAGRNKDMIIRGGENIYPRELEEFFFTHPAVADVQVIGIPDERYGEEIVAWIKFHPGHSASEIELQQWCKSRIAHFKTPRFFRFVDEFPMTVTGKVQKFRMREISIEELTKG; encoded by the coding sequence ATGAATCAACCGAGCTATACCCAGGGGCGCCAGGATAAGCCCTTGCTGGCCATGACTATCGGCCAGGCATTTGACAATACTGTGTCGCGTTTTGCCCAGCGCGAGGCTCTGGTGGTGCGCCACCAGCAATTGCGCTACAGCTGGCAGCAACTGGCCGACAGCGTCGACTGTCACGCCCGGGCGCTGATGGCCCTGGGGCTCAAGACCGGCGACCGCCTGGGCGTCTGGGCACCGAACTGTGCCCAGTGGTGCATTGCCCAGTTCGCCAGCGCCAAGATCGGCGTGATCCTGGTCAACATCAACCCCGCCTACCGCACCAGTGAACTTGAGTATGTGCTCAAGCAGTCCGGTTGCCAGTGGTTGATCTGCGCCGGTGCCTTCAAGACCTCCGATTATCACGCCATGCTCGGTGAGCTGTTGCCCGAACTCGGCGATCAGGTGCCTGGCGAGCTCAGCAGCGAGCGCCTGCCGGCCCTGCGCGGGTTGATCAGCCTGGATGCCACGCCCCCGGCTGGCTTCCTGGCCTGGGAGCAGTTGGCAGCCCTGGCGGCGCATACCACGCCGGCCGACTACCAGGCCCTCCAGGCCAGCCTGCAGTTCGATCAAGCGGTCAATATCCAGTACACCTCCGGCACCACCGGCTTCCCCAAGGGGGCCACCCTCAGTCACTACAACATCCTCAACAACGGCTACATGGTCGGCGAAAGCCTGGGCCTGACCGAGCACGACCGCATGGTGATCCCGGTGCCGTTGTACCACTGCTTCGGCATGGTCATGGGTAACCTGGGCTGCATTACCCACGGCAGCACCATGATCTACCCCAACGACGCCTTCGACCCCTTGCTGACCCTGGACACCGTCGCCCAGGAGAAGGCCACGGCGCTCTACGGCGTACCGACCATGTTCATCGCCATGCTCGATCACCCCCAGCGCACCGAGCGGGACCTGTCGAGCCTGCGCACCGGGATCATGGCCGGCGCCACCTGCCCGATCGAGGTGATGCGCCGGGTCATCGACCAACTGCACATGAGCGAGGTGCAGATCGCCTACGGCATGACCGAAACCAGCCCGGTATCGTTGCAGACCGGCCCGGATGACGACCTGGAACTGCGGGTAACCACGGTAGGGCGCACGCAGCCCCAGCTGGAAAGCAAGATTGTCGACGAGCACGGCTGCGTCGTGCCGCGCGGCACCATTGGCGAGCTGTACACCCGTGGCTACAGCGTCATGCTCGGCTACTGGGGCAACCCCGAAGCCACCCTCGAGGCCATCGACCCGGCTGGCTGGATGCACACCGGCGACCTGGCGACCATGAACGAGGCGGGGTATGTGTGTATCGCCGGGCGCAACAAGGACATGATCATCCGCGGCGGCGAGAACATCTATCCACGGGAGCTTGAAGAGTTCTTCTTCACCCACCCTGCCGTGGCCGATGTGCAGGTGATCGGTATCCCGGATGAACGCTACGGCGAGGAGATTGTTGCCTGGATCAAGTTCCATCCGGGCCACAGCGCCAGCGAGATCGAGCTGCAGCAGTGGTGCAAGAGCCGTATCGCCCACTTCAAGACCCCGCGTTTCTTCCGCTTTGTCGACGAGTTCCCGATGACAGTGACCGGCAAGGTGCAGAAGTTCAGGATGCGCGAGATCAGTATCGAGGAACTGACGAAGGGGTGA